In one window of Zhongshania aliphaticivorans DNA:
- the leuB gene encoding 3-isopropylmalate dehydrogenase — protein MTESQQRNIAVLAGDGIGLEIMAEAAKVLEWVNQSKNLGLVLQHALVGGSAIDAFGTALPDETFAICEKADAILLGAVGGPKWDKLPVAERPEKAGLLEIRKRLDLFGNLRPAILYPQLADASSLKADIVAGLDILIVRELTGGIYFGQPRGIRELENGEREGYNTYVYNESQIRRIAKVAFELAQKRGGRLCSVDKANVLEVTMLWREVVEEMAKDYPDVELSHMYVDNAAMQLVRAPKQFDVVVTGNMFGDILSDAAAMLTGSIGMLPSASLDVNGRGMYEPCHGSAPDIAGQNKANPLATILSVAMMLRYSLDEAAAAQSIEDAVSTVLDQGFRTADIYSEGSTLVGTLEMGDAVIAALAAA, from the coding sequence GTGACAGAGTCTCAACAACGAAATATTGCAGTGCTAGCCGGAGACGGTATCGGGCTAGAAATTATGGCAGAAGCCGCCAAAGTTCTAGAGTGGGTGAATCAATCTAAAAACTTGGGTCTAGTACTCCAGCATGCCTTAGTTGGTGGTTCGGCTATCGACGCGTTCGGTACAGCGCTGCCAGATGAAACTTTTGCTATTTGCGAAAAGGCTGACGCGATCTTACTTGGTGCGGTGGGTGGTCCTAAGTGGGATAAGCTCCCCGTGGCCGAACGCCCTGAAAAAGCTGGCTTATTAGAAATTCGTAAGCGTTTAGATCTATTCGGTAATTTGCGGCCAGCGATTTTATATCCGCAATTGGCCGATGCGTCTTCGCTGAAGGCGGATATCGTAGCGGGCTTGGATATTCTCATTGTTCGTGAGTTGACTGGCGGCATTTACTTTGGACAGCCTCGCGGTATTCGTGAGTTAGAAAATGGCGAGCGCGAAGGTTACAACACCTACGTCTACAATGAGTCGCAAATTCGCCGGATCGCAAAGGTGGCCTTTGAGCTAGCTCAGAAACGTGGCGGCCGTCTTTGTTCGGTAGATAAAGCGAACGTGCTTGAAGTGACTATGTTGTGGCGTGAAGTGGTTGAGGAAATGGCCAAAGATTATCCCGATGTAGAATTGAGTCATATGTATGTTGATAATGCGGCCATGCAGTTGGTTCGCGCACCTAAGCAATTTGATGTTGTGGTTACCGGAAATATGTTTGGCGATATCTTGTCGGATGCGGCGGCAATGTTGACGGGGTCCATCGGCATGCTGCCGTCCGCCTCTTTGGATGTTAATGGTCGCGGAATGTACGAGCCTTGTCATGGTTCGGCTCCGGATATTGCCGGTCAAAATAAAGCGAATCCTTTGGCGACTATTTTGTCAGTGGCGATGATGTTGCGTTATTCCCTAGATGAAGCGGCTGCAGCACAAAGTATTGAAGATGCAGTCAGTACCGTTCTAGACCAAGGTTTCCGAACTGCAGATATTTATTCTGAGGGTAGTACACTGGTTGGAACTCTAGAAATGGGTGATGCCGTGATTGCGGCCTTGGCCGCAGCGTAA
- the leuD gene encoding 3-isopropylmalate dehydratase small subunit, whose protein sequence is MKAFTVLEGIVAPMDRANVDTDMIIPKQFLKSIKRSGFGPNLFDELRYLDEGQPGQDCAGRPVNPDFPLNFPRYSGASVLIARENFGCGSSREHAPWALEDYGFCCVIAPSFADIFFNNCFKNGVLPIVLAADKVDEIFTAMYACEGYTLKVDLAAQTVVTPEGESISFEVDSFRKYCLLNGLDDIGLTLQDADDIRAFEGQWQKKTPWLFREHV, encoded by the coding sequence ATGAAAGCATTTACAGTATTAGAAGGTATTGTTGCGCCAATGGATCGCGCCAATGTTGATACCGACATGATTATTCCTAAGCAGTTTTTGAAATCGATAAAGCGTAGTGGCTTTGGTCCAAATTTGTTTGACGAATTGCGCTACCTTGACGAAGGTCAGCCAGGACAAGATTGCGCTGGTCGTCCAGTTAATCCCGATTTTCCCTTGAATTTTCCTCGTTACAGTGGGGCCTCGGTACTTATTGCGCGTGAAAATTTTGGCTGTGGATCTAGCCGTGAACATGCGCCTTGGGCGTTAGAGGATTATGGTTTTTGCTGTGTGATTGCACCGAGTTTTGCCGATATCTTCTTTAATAACTGCTTTAAGAATGGTGTATTGCCAATTGTGTTAGCCGCGGACAAAGTCGACGAGATATTCACGGCGATGTATGCCTGTGAAGGTTATACTCTGAAAGTTGATTTGGCTGCGCAAACGGTCGTTACGCCAGAGGGTGAGTCAATAAGCTTTGAAGTAGATAGTTTTCGTAAATATTGCTTGCTCAATGGCTTAGATGACATTGGTTTAACCCTCCAAGACGCCGATGATATTCGTGCATTTGAAGGGCAGTGGCAGAAAAAAACGCCTTGGTTATTTCGCGAGCACGTCTAG
- a CDS encoding LysR family transcriptional regulator, translated as MDTESLKAFLAVAELHSFSLAAEQLFITQPAVSKRIATLESQLNCKLFDRIGRNVHLTEAGHALLPQSRRILQDIKEAVRSIHDLRGHVSGRLSMGISHHIGLHRLPPILRKYSQLYPDVKLDIDFMDSEQAHQLILHGEMDLAVITLAPTSEQQLQSIPIWEDPLKVAVAHNHALAHNQSVTTEMLSQYTALPPGLNTYTGQIIKDLFDQRGLKMTIGMSTNYLETIKVMVSIGLGWSILPLTLLDDSVTALEWEEQTLSRTLGCVHHRNRSLSNAAEAFIELLKDAREDKFR; from the coding sequence ATGGACACCGAATCTTTAAAAGCCTTTCTTGCCGTCGCCGAACTGCACTCTTTTTCGCTTGCGGCCGAGCAGTTATTTATCACCCAACCGGCGGTGAGCAAGCGTATCGCCACACTTGAAAGCCAGCTTAACTGTAAATTATTTGATCGCATTGGCCGCAACGTTCACTTAACTGAAGCAGGCCATGCCTTGCTGCCTCAAAGCCGGCGCATTCTCCAAGATATAAAAGAAGCGGTTCGCAGCATCCATGATTTACGTGGCCACGTCAGCGGTCGCTTATCAATGGGAATTAGCCATCATATTGGCCTACATCGCCTCCCTCCAATTTTACGCAAGTACAGCCAGCTATACCCAGATGTAAAATTAGATATCGATTTTATGGATTCCGAGCAGGCTCACCAACTTATCCTACACGGCGAAATGGACTTAGCCGTTATCACCCTCGCCCCAACCAGTGAACAGCAGCTACAGTCAATACCAATCTGGGAAGACCCACTGAAAGTTGCCGTCGCTCACAACCACGCCCTGGCACACAATCAATCAGTGACTACAGAAATGCTCAGCCAATACACCGCATTACCGCCAGGTTTAAACACCTATACGGGACAGATCATCAAGGACTTGTTTGACCAACGCGGCTTAAAAATGACCATTGGCATGTCTACCAATTACCTAGAAACCATCAAAGTAATGGTAAGCATTGGACTGGGCTGGAGCATATTACCGCTTACATTACTTGATGACAGTGTCACCGCATTGGAATGGGAAGAACAAACACTAAGTAGAACATTGGGCTGCGTGCATCACCGGAATCGCAGCCTGTCGAACGCCGCTGAAGCATTTATTGAATTACTCAAAGACGCTCGGGAAGATAAATTCCGTTAG
- the leuC gene encoding 3-isopropylmalate dehydratase large subunit encodes MAGQTLYDKLWNAHLVKERDDGTALLYIDRHLVHEVTSPQAFEGLRLAGREPWRITANIATPDHNVPTELLERSGGVEAIADEVSRIQVRTLDDNCDEFGITEFPINDVRQGIVHVVGPEQGATLPGMTVVCGDSHTATHGALGALAHGIGTSEVEHVLATQCLIQKKSKNMLVRVDGELGAGVTAKDVVLAIIGKIGTAGGTGYAIEFGGDAIRKLSMEGRMTVCNMAIEGGARVGMVAVDELTIEYVKGRPFAPNESEWPLALAYWDTLHSDDDAVFDKTVVLNGADIIPQVTWGTSPEMVLPVSSRVPSPDDYSDAAKRSGCERALQYMGLTAGQAITDIKLDRVFIGSCTNSRIEDLRDAAAVVRGKKVASNVKEALVVPGSGLVKKQAEAEGLDKIFLEAGLLWREPGCSMCLAMNADKLGSGEHCASTSNRNFEGRQGFGGRTHLVSPAMAAAAAIAGHFVDVREWI; translated from the coding sequence ATGGCTGGACAAACGCTTTACGACAAACTCTGGAATGCGCACCTTGTAAAGGAGCGCGATGACGGAACTGCTTTGCTGTATATAGACCGTCATTTAGTACACGAAGTCACGTCGCCACAGGCGTTTGAGGGCTTGCGTTTGGCTGGGCGTGAACCTTGGCGGATTACGGCAAATATTGCCACGCCTGACCATAATGTTCCTACCGAATTGCTTGAACGTAGTGGCGGTGTTGAAGCTATTGCCGATGAGGTGTCACGGATACAGGTGCGAACCTTGGATGATAACTGTGATGAGTTTGGGATTACAGAGTTCCCAATAAATGATGTGCGTCAGGGTATTGTGCATGTTGTTGGGCCGGAACAGGGCGCTACGCTACCGGGTATGACGGTAGTGTGTGGTGATTCGCATACCGCAACTCACGGTGCTTTAGGTGCTTTGGCGCATGGTATTGGTACTTCTGAGGTAGAGCATGTTTTAGCCACTCAGTGCCTTATCCAAAAGAAAAGTAAGAACATGCTGGTTCGAGTAGATGGTGAGCTGGGAGCTGGGGTAACTGCTAAAGACGTCGTATTAGCGATCATTGGCAAAATTGGTACGGCCGGTGGTACGGGATACGCTATTGAATTTGGTGGTGATGCGATCCGTAAATTGTCCATGGAAGGCCGTATGACCGTTTGTAATATGGCGATCGAAGGCGGTGCGCGGGTAGGTATGGTGGCCGTCGATGAGCTGACTATTGAGTATGTGAAAGGTCGTCCATTTGCGCCGAATGAGAGCGAGTGGCCGCTGGCCTTGGCGTATTGGGATACCTTGCACAGTGATGATGACGCGGTGTTTGATAAAACCGTGGTCTTAAATGGTGCTGATATTATTCCTCAGGTTACTTGGGGTACAAGTCCTGAGATGGTGTTGCCGGTAAGTAGCCGAGTGCCAAGCCCAGATGATTACAGTGATGCAGCAAAACGTAGTGGCTGTGAGCGAGCGCTTCAGTATATGGGGCTGACAGCAGGGCAAGCGATAACGGATATTAAACTTGATCGTGTGTTTATTGGCTCATGTACTAACTCAAGAATAGAAGATTTACGTGATGCTGCCGCAGTAGTTCGCGGTAAAAAGGTGGCGAGCAATGTTAAAGAAGCATTGGTTGTTCCCGGTTCCGGATTAGTCAAAAAGCAGGCTGAGGCTGAGGGATTGGATAAAATATTTTTAGAAGCAGGGCTATTGTGGAGAGAGCCAGGTTGTTCAATGTGTCTAGCTATGAATGCCGATAAATTAGGTTCTGGCGAGCACTGCGCATCTACATCTAATCGCAATTTTGAAGGCCGTCAGGGCTTCGGTGGCCGTACTCATCTCGTCAGCCCAGCAATGGCAGCTGCAGCTGCGATAGCAGGTCATTTCGTCGACGTACGAGAATGGATATAA
- the asd gene encoding aspartate-semialdehyde dehydrogenase — MKKVGFVGWRGMVGSVLMGRMLEENDFNGIEPIFFTTSNVGGQGPAIGREIELLKDANNIAELSAMDIIISCQGGDYTKSVFPDLRSSGWDGYWIDAASSLRMDDDAIITLDPVNLDVIKDGLSRGVKNFIGGNCTVSLMLMAIGGLFREGLVEWVSAQTYQAASGAGAQNMRELINQMGSIRDGVASELADPRSNILDIDRKVAETMRSDTFPTDNFGHALAGSLLPWIDTQLENGQSREEWKGQAETNKILGRAETPIAIDGNCVRIGAMRCHSQALTIKLTKDVDLGEIENILASANDWVQLVPNDREATLANLTPTAVTGKLQVPVGRLRKLNMGSQYLSAFTVGDQLLWGAAEPLRRMLRILLGDIK; from the coding sequence ATGAAAAAAGTAGGTTTTGTTGGTTGGCGCGGAATGGTTGGCTCAGTATTAATGGGCCGCATGCTTGAAGAAAATGATTTTAATGGCATAGAGCCTATTTTCTTTACAACCTCCAATGTTGGCGGTCAGGGGCCGGCCATTGGTCGTGAAATCGAATTGCTAAAAGATGCCAATAATATTGCTGAGCTATCAGCAATGGATATTATTATTTCTTGTCAGGGCGGAGATTACACAAAGTCGGTATTCCCCGATTTGCGTAGCAGTGGTTGGGATGGATATTGGATAGATGCAGCATCTTCGCTGCGTATGGATGATGATGCCATTATCACTTTAGATCCAGTAAACCTTGATGTTATCAAAGACGGCTTGAGCCGTGGTGTTAAAAACTTTATCGGTGGGAATTGCACCGTCAGCCTGATGTTAATGGCCATTGGTGGTTTATTCCGTGAAGGTTTAGTCGAATGGGTTAGTGCTCAAACCTACCAAGCGGCGAGTGGTGCTGGCGCGCAGAATATGCGTGAGCTGATAAATCAAATGGGCAGCATTCGTGATGGCGTCGCCAGTGAATTGGCGGATCCACGGTCTAATATTTTGGATATAGATCGTAAAGTGGCAGAGACCATGCGCAGCGATACTTTCCCAACCGATAATTTTGGTCATGCTTTGGCGGGGAGTTTATTGCCTTGGATAGACACTCAGCTCGAAAATGGTCAAAGCCGGGAAGAGTGGAAAGGGCAGGCTGAGACAAATAAGATTTTAGGTCGAGCCGAAACACCAATTGCCATCGATGGAAATTGCGTGCGTATTGGTGCGATGCGATGCCATAGCCAAGCGCTGACAATCAAACTTACCAAAGATGTAGATCTTGGTGAGATTGAAAATATTCTAGCATCTGCCAACGATTGGGTTCAGCTTGTGCCCAATGATCGAGAGGCCACCCTAGCTAATCTAACGCCCACCGCTGTCACCGGTAAGCTCCAAGTACCCGTTGGGCGCTTGCGCAAACTGAATATGGGCAGTCAATATCTGTCTGCCTTTACCGTTGGTGATCAATTGCTTTGGGGTGCCGCAGAGCCACTTAGACGTATGTTGCGAATTTTACTAGGCGATATTAAATAA
- a CDS encoding Asd/ArgC dimerization domain-containing protein has product MAYTCVAVFGASGLEGELLLTALAEAELGVERVKAFANGADGETVMFRGRPVAVSEPSSADFSAIDVAVFLTEGFDDFAVIDAAEDAGVVVLDCTDTLAQRGDVAMFCHGELVNDTNSRLFAISDAVSSHVAAFLRLLPQGEVSKVNLAIAQPVSVLGRQGVEVLAAETARLLNGQSLEASGFGQQVAFNVLSRPVNSVVAIEHGLAAALSSPSNAVTVTANEMIVPVFYGHTAMMQVHCHKRADLSLLQQRIIENDAFRLFPQGEIKEASPVSLQDHETIDISSLSVDRQDETVFRCTVVGDNLRKGVVINVIAMLKILIKINI; this is encoded by the coding sequence ATGGCATACACATGTGTTGCGGTTTTTGGTGCAAGTGGTCTTGAAGGCGAGCTGCTGTTAACGGCGCTGGCTGAGGCAGAGCTCGGTGTAGAGCGTGTTAAGGCGTTTGCCAATGGAGCTGACGGCGAAACAGTGATGTTTCGTGGGCGGCCTGTAGCGGTAAGTGAGCCCAGCTCGGCAGATTTTAGCGCAATTGATGTGGCAGTTTTTTTGACTGAAGGCTTTGATGATTTTGCCGTGATTGATGCTGCGGAGGATGCCGGTGTTGTTGTTCTCGATTGCACTGACACCCTAGCGCAGCGTGGTGACGTGGCAATGTTTTGTCATGGCGAACTCGTTAATGATACAAACTCACGATTATTTGCGATTTCGGATGCGGTGAGCAGCCATGTGGCTGCATTTCTTCGTTTGTTACCGCAGGGCGAAGTCTCTAAGGTTAATCTCGCCATTGCTCAGCCAGTGTCAGTTTTAGGACGGCAAGGTGTTGAGGTCTTAGCAGCCGAGACTGCTCGCTTGTTAAATGGGCAGTCCCTTGAGGCATCCGGTTTTGGTCAACAAGTGGCTTTTAATGTGCTATCTAGGCCGGTAAATAGCGTGGTTGCAATTGAGCATGGCCTAGCCGCTGCGTTGAGTTCACCAAGCAACGCGGTGACCGTCACTGCGAATGAAATGATTGTACCTGTTTTTTACGGTCACACGGCCATGATGCAGGTCCACTGTCATAAACGTGCGGATTTGTCTCTACTCCAGCAACGTATCATCGAGAATGATGCGTTTCGTCTTTTCCCGCAAGGTGAGATTAAAGAGGCATCACCGGTTAGTCTCCAAGACCATGAAACAATCGACATTTCGAGCTTAAGTGTGGATAGGCAGGACGAAACAGTCTTCCGCTGCACGGTTGTCGGTGATAATCTTCGCAAGGGTGTGGTAATAAACGTGATTGCAATGCTTAAAATCTTGATAAAAATCAATATCTAG
- a CDS encoding nucleotidyltransferase family protein: MFNGDALPVLILAAGKSRRFGSADKRFTKLPHGGVLINALIRRVRKAGLDAYVVIDPEDDVSALIDAPCLYAANAKRGMGASIADAVAMVMAQSAAPSLLLMPADLPLIRISSLRRVAARAVADKIIIPRYGEQRGHPVAFGRHFWCDLSQLSQDEGARSIIAAADEAGLDIVGLDDEGIILDADTPEQMQSLLQKLRPVLN; the protein is encoded by the coding sequence GTGTTTAACGGGGATGCCCTCCCTGTGCTTATTCTTGCCGCTGGGAAAAGTCGGCGGTTTGGCAGTGCGGATAAGCGGTTTACGAAACTTCCCCATGGCGGCGTACTTATTAATGCCTTGATTCGTCGAGTGAGAAAAGCAGGGCTGGATGCCTATGTGGTGATAGACCCAGAAGATGATGTATCTGCGCTTATTGATGCTCCCTGCCTTTATGCGGCAAATGCTAAGCGTGGTATGGGGGCAAGTATTGCGGATGCGGTTGCTATGGTTATGGCGCAATCTGCCGCGCCATCGTTATTATTGATGCCGGCTGATCTTCCTCTTATTCGTATTTCCTCTTTACGGCGTGTTGCTGCTAGGGCGGTGGCGGATAAAATTATCATTCCTCGTTATGGCGAGCAGCGGGGGCACCCTGTTGCGTTTGGCAGGCATTTTTGGTGTGATTTGAGTCAGTTGTCACAAGATGAAGGCGCTCGCAGTATCATTGCTGCTGCTGACGAGGCGGGCCTAGATATTGTCGGCCTTGATGATGAAGGTATAATTCTAGACGCAGATACTCCTGAGCAGATGCAATCGCTATTACAGAAGTTGCGCCCCGTTTTAAACTAA
- a CDS encoding XdhC family protein — MKSIEQFVLGAALDFLKRGEAGWLCTVVQTFGASPRPLGSMMAMNAEGAVVGSLSGGCIEDELLAKLHKGALASQLPEILEYGVSAEENERFGLPCGGRMQILIEPIFATSDRCDNLQALCDALADRRAMRRQVDLQSGQWQLEHVESCQPLALTHDTLTQDFGPRYCLLLVGANELARCISEIALAMDYRVVVCDPREDRREHWSVSGAELCGLMPDEAVSQFSDPFTAVITLTHDPRIDDMALMQALTEPLFYVGALGSERTSQKRRQRLKQLDLSDKQIGRLYAPVGLAIGSKSAMEIAVAVMAQLTQLRASIQSGKGGVRV; from the coding sequence GTGAAAAGTATTGAGCAGTTCGTTCTGGGTGCGGCGCTAGATTTCTTGAAGAGAGGAGAGGCGGGTTGGCTGTGCACGGTTGTTCAAACCTTTGGCGCATCACCTCGGCCGCTGGGCTCAATGATGGCGATGAATGCTGAAGGTGCTGTCGTTGGCTCCTTGTCTGGTGGCTGTATAGAAGATGAGTTATTAGCCAAGCTGCATAAGGGCGCATTGGCAAGCCAATTACCAGAGATACTAGAATACGGGGTCAGTGCGGAAGAAAATGAACGCTTTGGTTTGCCCTGCGGTGGACGAATGCAGATTTTAATTGAGCCAATCTTTGCTACGTCAGACCGTTGTGACAACTTGCAGGCCTTGTGTGATGCTTTAGCTGATCGTCGAGCCATGCGCCGTCAGGTAGATTTACAAAGTGGTCAATGGCAATTAGAGCATGTTGAAAGTTGTCAGCCTCTAGCGCTTACTCATGATACGTTGACTCAAGATTTTGGACCAAGATATTGTCTGTTGTTAGTTGGTGCTAATGAGTTGGCGCGTTGTATTTCTGAAATTGCCCTAGCTATGGATTATCGTGTTGTTGTTTGCGACCCTCGTGAAGACCGACGTGAGCACTGGTCCGTAAGTGGTGCTGAATTATGTGGATTAATGCCGGATGAGGCGGTGAGTCAGTTTTCTGACCCTTTTACGGCGGTGATTACTTTAACCCACGACCCTAGGATTGACGATATGGCGTTAATGCAGGCGCTTACCGAACCCCTCTTTTATGTTGGCGCTCTGGGATCAGAGCGAACCTCGCAAAAAAGGCGTCAACGCCTTAAGCAGCTTGATCTTAGTGATAAACAAATTGGCCGTTTATATGCACCGGTGGGTTTGGCTATTGGCAGTAAGTCCGCAATGGAAATTGCAGTCGCAGTCATGGCGCAGTTGACCCAGTTACGGGCATCTATTCAGAGCGGCAAAGGTGGTGTTCGTGTTTAA
- a CDS encoding TonB-dependent receptor — MTLKSPVFCFRRSALASAIVLCSSYSMAATVLEEVIVTATIRAESLQDVPVSVNAVSGDKMMEAGISKIEDLQAYVPNLTMSETGIGTNIYIRGIGSGINPGFEQSVGMYFDGVSYGRAQLTRAPFLDLQRVEVLRGPQNILFGKNSIAGALSLISARPGQEFEGLVSGTYEVETNEKVLDLMVSGPLTDDLGARLAIRKRETDGYMENLTLNRDEPQRDEQTIRLIVDWDVNPDLTASLKMEMGQFDVNGRQVEIINDQPSTSSTTQFTGKTYGQILDDTEIAIAGIPLATVDADSSVLNNYQDFKRSSNGDYSYNDTYNVTLNVDYAWGEHQFTFITGILGYDTEELCDCDFTGAEVFAVAAEEEYSQFSQEIRWVSPVGETFEFIGGGFYQKSELDFFDSIQVTSDILPQLLNAQDLQTLGASGEAPPFDVTGGLLGLGLGGVGDAGTEVENLGTPRTFSSDAELFSVFLQTTWNITDLFRATFGGRYSYEEKDGSRQLELSDLSTGEIRPEGEVDTVVAKNFSAERHDLKGSRSEGNFAPSVNLQYDWSDDVMLYSTASIGYKSGGYDARSNASPEENEVRAIQNTLNPGGAPVIVGSFEYEEEKATSFEVGAKTTLLDGAAELNVAAFYTKYDDLQVSIFDGTLGFNVGNAGAATTMGLELDGRMALTEKLMMTGALAFLDFEFTDFENGQCYQGQTPDAVSLSGTEYCDYKGKTNQYVADYSGNITFVYTTMVSKDLEFRGGADFVFTGAYNSSQNLDPSQEQDAYVKTNVRLSLSDVAKGWEAAFLVKNLTDETIISYSNDTPLSSSIFGSTGHYGFIEAPRTYALQATYRWY, encoded by the coding sequence ATGACCTTGAAAAGTCCTGTTTTTTGTTTTCGCCGTTCCGCTTTAGCATCCGCTATTGTGTTGTGCTCGTCATACTCTATGGCAGCCACTGTTTTAGAAGAAGTTATCGTCACCGCCACAATACGGGCGGAGAGTTTGCAAGATGTGCCTGTTTCCGTGAATGCGGTGTCAGGTGATAAAATGATGGAAGCGGGTATTAGCAAGATTGAAGACCTGCAAGCCTATGTTCCCAACTTAACCATGTCTGAAACTGGCATTGGTACTAATATTTATATTCGTGGTATTGGTTCAGGTATTAACCCCGGTTTTGAGCAATCGGTTGGTATGTATTTTGATGGTGTGAGTTACGGCCGAGCTCAGCTGACTCGGGCACCGTTTTTGGATCTTCAACGGGTTGAGGTATTGCGTGGGCCGCAAAATATATTGTTTGGTAAAAACAGTATAGCCGGCGCGTTGAGTTTGATTTCTGCTCGTCCCGGTCAAGAGTTTGAGGGATTGGTTTCTGGTACTTACGAGGTAGAAACCAACGAGAAGGTCTTAGATCTTATGGTTTCTGGCCCATTGACTGACGATTTGGGTGCGCGATTAGCCATTCGCAAGCGTGAGACAGATGGTTATATGGAAAACCTAACGCTGAATCGTGATGAGCCACAGCGTGATGAGCAGACAATCCGTTTGATTGTGGACTGGGATGTGAATCCAGATTTAACGGCGTCATTAAAAATGGAAATGGGCCAGTTTGATGTTAATGGGCGTCAGGTTGAAATTATTAATGACCAACCCTCTACATCATCTACAACGCAGTTTACAGGCAAAACCTACGGTCAAATTCTTGATGATACCGAAATTGCTATTGCTGGAATTCCTTTGGCTACGGTAGATGCTGATTCTTCCGTTCTAAATAATTACCAAGATTTTAAGCGCTCCTCAAATGGTGATTACAGCTACAACGATACTTATAATGTTACGTTAAACGTAGATTATGCTTGGGGTGAGCACCAGTTTACCTTTATTACGGGTATTTTAGGCTATGACACAGAAGAGCTCTGTGATTGTGACTTCACAGGTGCAGAGGTTTTTGCTGTTGCAGCTGAAGAGGAATACAGCCAATTTAGCCAAGAGATTCGTTGGGTATCACCAGTAGGTGAAACCTTTGAGTTCATTGGTGGCGGTTTTTACCAGAAAAGTGAGCTCGATTTCTTCGATAGTATTCAGGTCACAAGTGACATCTTACCTCAGTTGTTAAATGCTCAAGATTTACAAACACTGGGCGCGAGTGGTGAAGCACCTCCGTTTGATGTGACTGGCGGTTTGTTAGGGCTTGGCTTGGGTGGTGTCGGTGATGCGGGGACTGAGGTAGAAAACTTGGGTACTCCACGTACTTTTAGTTCAGACGCTGAATTGTTTTCGGTTTTTTTGCAAACCACATGGAATATTACCGATTTGTTCCGCGCTACCTTTGGTGGTCGTTATTCTTATGAAGAAAAAGATGGGTCTCGCCAGTTAGAATTAAGTGACTTATCAACCGGAGAAATTCGTCCAGAGGGCGAAGTTGATACCGTTGTTGCAAAGAATTTTTCCGCAGAACGCCATGATTTAAAGGGTTCTCGTTCTGAGGGTAATTTTGCGCCATCGGTTAATCTTCAATACGACTGGAGCGATGACGTAATGCTCTATTCTACGGCGAGTATAGGTTATAAATCAGGTGGTTATGATGCCCGCTCAAACGCCTCGCCAGAAGAAAATGAAGTTCGTGCCATACAAAATACGCTAAACCCAGGTGGCGCTCCGGTTATTGTGGGTAGTTTTGAGTATGAGGAAGAAAAGGCAACTAGTTTTGAGGTGGGTGCCAAAACGACCTTGTTAGACGGTGCGGCTGAGCTTAATGTTGCGGCGTTCTATACCAAATACGACGATCTGCAAGTCAGTATCTTTGATGGCACATTGGGTTTTAATGTAGGTAACGCTGGTGCAGCTACCACAATGGGCTTAGAGCTTGACGGACGGATGGCATTAACAGAAAAATTAATGATGACCGGTGCGCTTGCGTTCTTGGACTTTGAGTTTACTGACTTTGAAAATGGTCAGTGTTATCAAGGGCAGACGCCAGATGCGGTTAGCTTGAGTGGTACGGAGTACTGTGATTACAAAGGCAAAACCAATCAGTACGTTGCTGATTACTCAGGCAACATAACGTTTGTTTACACTACAATGGTAAGTAAGGATCTTGAATTCCGTGGTGGCGCTGACTTTGTCTTTACGGGTGCTTATAACTCATCGCAGAACCTTGATCCTTCACAAGAGCAAGACGCTTACGTTAAAACCAATGTTCGCCTGTCTTTAAGTGATGTAGCTAAGGGCTGGGAAGCGGCATTTTTAGTTAAAAATCTGACGGATGAGACGATTATTTCTTATTCTAATGATACGCCGTTATCTAGCAGTATTTTTGGTAGCACGGGCCACTACGGTTTTATCGAGGCGCCTCGTACTTACGCGCTTCAGGCTACATACCGCTGGTACTAG